A genomic stretch from Petrimonas mucosa includes:
- a CDS encoding RNA polymerase sigma factor, which produces MNENQRVQQVLSGNTSAFAYFVETYQDMAFTIAHRICGNVHDAEDVVQESFVKVYRNLHTFRSESKFSSWLYRIVYNTAITHSKSKLWLSSDQERSLMNVQEFSDLDTETQILDSERTETVSNVLNCMPKGEALLLTLYYLEDNPVKEIARITGLNESNVKVKLFRARQSFKELYTKYERVTTF; this is translated from the coding sequence ATGAACGAAAATCAGCGCGTACAACAGGTGCTTTCGGGCAATACTTCTGCGTTCGCGTACTTTGTCGAAACCTACCAGGACATGGCATTCACCATTGCCCACCGGATCTGCGGCAATGTACACGACGCGGAGGATGTTGTGCAGGAGAGTTTCGTAAAGGTTTACCGCAACCTGCACACGTTCCGGAGCGAGAGCAAATTCTCGTCGTGGCTTTACCGCATCGTGTACAATACGGCCATCACACATTCAAAATCGAAGCTGTGGCTCTCGTCCGATCAGGAGAGATCGCTGATGAATGTCCAGGAATTCTCGGATCTCGATACTGAAACGCAGATACTTGATTCCGAAAGAACCGAAACGGTATCCAATGTGTTGAACTGTATGCCGAAGGGCGAGGCACTGCTGCTAACCCTATACTACCTGGAGGATAATCCGGTAAAGGAGATTGCCCGGATCACCGGATTGAACGAATCGAATGTAAAGGTGAAGCTGTTCAGGGCGAGACAGTCATTCAAGGAGTTGTATACAAAGTACGAAAGGGTCACAACCTTCTGA
- the tnpB gene encoding IS66 family insertion sequence element accessory protein TnpB (TnpB, as the term is used for proteins encoded by IS66 family insertion elements, is considered an accessory protein, since TnpC, encoded by a neighboring gene, is a DDE family transposase.), whose product MFSLNESQRFYLCLSPTDLRKGFDSLCGLVSSELGRDPLGGEVFIFVNRSRTTIKLLHWERGGLVLYHKRLESGRFSLPRVHSSGKGCSILWRDLVMMVEGISMEKTTRRKRFNIAPKTA is encoded by the coding sequence ATGTTCTCACTTAACGAATCCCAGCGTTTTTACCTCTGCCTCTCACCCACCGACCTGCGTAAAGGATTTGACAGTTTATGCGGGCTTGTCTCATCGGAATTGGGACGCGACCCGTTAGGCGGGGAAGTGTTCATCTTTGTCAACAGGTCCAGGACGACCATCAAGCTGCTCCATTGGGAACGGGGCGGGCTCGTGCTGTACCACAAGCGCCTGGAAAGCGGCCGCTTTTCCCTTCCCCGCGTCCATTCTTCCGGCAAGGGATGCAGTATTCTTTGGCGCGATTTGGTCATGATGGTCGAGGGTATTTCCATGGAAAAAACCACCCGCCGGAAAAGATTCAATATTGCTCCAAAAACCGCGTGA
- a CDS encoding hybrid sensor histidine kinase/response regulator transcription factor → MLRRSIYLFLTICSYVPAFGQNINYQIFENIHLGSEASVVNSFIQDRQGMIWIGTDKGLFSYDGYSVQPHFSYGERSNSWIYCGMTVGENYLYLGSDNGLLIYNYRTDRYENPGITFPTDIRAMVCRDKVLWIGTLNGLYTYDFESERLERINRTTHKGLTHETIYSLIHSTDDRIYIGTYDGLSCYLPEKNTFETISLPGAVNKSNLFVNSLLEDTVRNCIWIGTEGNLFRYDPSSKKVGQLTFFHENSVKTLALDQQQNLLAGTDNGLYIYQAEGEFQHVVHDSRNSSSLSNNIVWTIFTDKEKNIWLGTDYGISLSRFNNGFQYVPISQITGTGEGNHFYSLFKDSHGYYWFGGTNGLIRSRSVSGQDARAIWYKMGNRRAPLSHNRVRNIYEDKDRNLWIATDGSINRYDYATEQFVHYNIVDSTGTYNCNWAYYLFEDNDGYLWIASFLGGIFVVDKQKLMKAYGGKSYVADYHYSVDNGLPGMFVNQLIPDHEGNIWMLLYNNGVTKINTRTRRITRIPVDDIPGSNSLNYILCDGSGVIWAGFRRGVMRFMPGSVKPDIVLLENLGQSEILSMIEVEQDIWVSTTDGLWTVHKETMDARHFHVMDKAFTSLYYDPGDRLVYMGGVDGLVITSPEIARMHKVERPITITALYVNNRLVTPEDGISENGIRYARKFIFGHTQNNLSFEISDLSYSLEEKPKFMYKLTSVDQDWNLLKQNTNRITYHNLKYGSYQLLISGPDPYGKPSDQPYTIDIRINPPWYYTAWAKAVYILLTLTFIFWIINFFRVRNRLKFERLEKEKILEQSQSKIDFFTHISHDFKTPLSLIVAPVSKLLLEVKNPSEKKQLEIVQRNARKLNSLIHQVLDFNRIDDNAGSVLILSKVEFISFARSLLAVYEEEITKEKQVALLFESNLPELYLDIDVLKFESILGNLLSNAFKYTSEGGEISLSIHASDTTGELEITVSDNGIGIPEKDLPYIFQRFFQSSGTLGKREGTGIGLYLVKSYTELHGGKIRVVSEEGRGTSITLILPLPSRQTLPEALPQEETRIGSGDKPLILVVDDNADITGFICETLQPRYRCKVAENGKAGVELCFELQPDLIIADVMMPVMNGLEMCQRIKRHIPTSTIPIILLTAKNDKETELESIHLHIDAFIGKPFEPEILLSRVEQLLLRKQQMEAKARMEIISEPRAIEAVSYDEKFLSKLIRIIEDHVSDSELNVNRLSELSGINSKQIYRKTKQLTGMSPVEYIKSIRMKKAAMLLRQKKFTVAEVMYMVGYSNHSYFSKCFQAEFGKTPRQFMEEHAGN, encoded by the coding sequence ATGTTACGACGATCTATATATCTTTTTCTTACGATATGTTCCTATGTGCCGGCTTTCGGTCAGAACATCAATTATCAGATTTTCGAGAATATCCATTTAGGGTCCGAGGCGTCTGTCGTGAACAGTTTTATTCAGGACCGGCAGGGAATGATATGGATAGGTACGGATAAGGGGTTGTTTAGTTACGACGGGTATTCAGTGCAACCTCATTTTTCCTACGGGGAACGGAGTAATAGCTGGATCTATTGTGGAATGACCGTTGGGGAAAACTACCTGTACCTTGGATCGGATAACGGATTACTGATCTATAACTATCGTACGGACAGATATGAGAACCCTGGCATCACCTTCCCTACGGATATCCGTGCAATGGTATGCCGTGATAAGGTGTTATGGATCGGTACGCTTAACGGATTGTATACCTATGATTTCGAATCGGAGCGTTTGGAGAGGATCAATAGAACTACACACAAAGGCCTGACACATGAAACGATCTACTCTCTTATCCATTCGACGGATGATCGCATATATATCGGAACCTACGACGGACTGTCATGTTATCTGCCGGAAAAGAATACTTTCGAAACCATTTCCCTTCCCGGTGCCGTCAATAAAAGTAATCTGTTCGTAAACTCATTGTTGGAAGATACCGTGAGGAATTGTATCTGGATCGGTACGGAAGGGAATCTGTTCAGGTATGACCCTTCATCGAAGAAAGTGGGGCAATTAACCTTCTTCCATGAAAATTCGGTCAAAACATTGGCGTTGGATCAACAACAAAATTTGTTGGCGGGAACGGATAACGGACTTTATATCTATCAGGCGGAAGGAGAGTTTCAGCATGTGGTCCACGATTCCCGTAACAGTTCTTCGTTATCAAATAATATCGTATGGACCATTTTTACAGACAAGGAAAAAAACATTTGGTTAGGAACAGATTACGGTATTTCGCTCTCCCGTTTCAATAATGGTTTCCAGTATGTGCCGATTTCACAGATCACCGGTACGGGAGAGGGCAATCACTTTTATTCTCTTTTTAAAGATTCCCACGGATATTACTGGTTTGGAGGTACTAACGGGTTGATCCGTTCCCGGTCTGTTTCCGGACAGGATGCCCGGGCAATCTGGTATAAAATGGGAAACAGACGCGCTCCGCTGTCGCATAACCGTGTACGGAATATTTATGAGGATAAGGACCGGAACCTATGGATCGCCACGGACGGCAGTATCAATCGATACGACTATGCGACGGAACAATTTGTCCATTACAATATAGTAGACAGTACCGGAACATATAATTGTAACTGGGCCTATTACCTGTTTGAAGACAACGACGGTTATCTGTGGATCGCCAGTTTCCTGGGCGGTATATTTGTCGTCGACAAACAAAAATTGATGAAAGCCTATGGAGGAAAAAGTTACGTAGCCGACTACCATTACTCTGTAGACAACGGATTGCCGGGCATGTTTGTCAATCAACTGATTCCCGATCATGAAGGGAATATCTGGATGTTACTGTACAATAACGGAGTGACAAAAATCAATACCCGTACCCGCAGGATTACCCGGATCCCGGTTGACGATATTCCAGGCAGTAACAGCCTTAACTATATTCTATGTGATGGTTCGGGAGTTATCTGGGCCGGATTTCGTCGTGGAGTGATGCGTTTTATGCCGGGAAGTGTGAAACCGGATATCGTTTTACTGGAAAATTTAGGACAAAGCGAAATATTATCAATGATCGAAGTGGAACAGGATATATGGGTATCTACTACTGATGGTTTGTGGACTGTCCACAAAGAGACGATGGATGCACGTCACTTCCATGTGATGGATAAGGCTTTTACAAGTCTGTATTATGACCCCGGGGACCGGTTGGTCTATATGGGCGGTGTTGACGGTTTGGTGATTACCTCTCCCGAAATTGCCAGAATGCACAAGGTGGAACGTCCGATAACGATTACAGCCCTGTATGTCAATAACCGTCTGGTAACACCCGAAGACGGAATCAGTGAAAACGGCATCCGTTATGCACGAAAATTTATATTCGGACATACACAGAATAACCTTTCATTCGAAATATCCGACTTGTCCTATTCGCTGGAAGAGAAACCCAAATTTATGTATAAATTGACGTCGGTAGACCAGGATTGGAATCTGCTGAAACAAAATACCAACAGGATCACCTATCATAACCTGAAATATGGGAGCTATCAGCTTTTGATCAGTGGACCTGACCCGTATGGAAAACCGTCGGATCAACCTTATACAATCGATATCCGTATCAATCCTCCCTGGTACTATACCGCATGGGCTAAAGCGGTTTATATACTTTTGACGCTAACCTTTATTTTCTGGATAATCAATTTTTTCAGAGTAAGAAACCGCCTGAAATTCGAGCGTCTTGAAAAAGAGAAAATACTGGAACAATCACAGTCGAAAATAGATTTCTTCACGCACATATCCCACGATTTTAAAACGCCTTTGAGCCTAATTGTCGCTCCGGTCAGTAAACTACTCCTCGAGGTGAAAAACCCGTCGGAGAAGAAGCAACTGGAGATAGTGCAACGCAATGCCCGGAAATTGAATTCGCTGATACATCAGGTGCTGGATTTTAACAGGATAGATGATAACGCCGGATCTGTCCTGATCCTCTCGAAAGTAGAGTTTATCTCTTTTGCCAGGAGTCTTTTGGCCGTGTATGAGGAGGAGATAACCAAAGAGAAACAAGTCGCTCTTCTTTTCGAAAGTAATCTGCCGGAACTTTATCTGGATATTGATGTGCTTAAATTCGAGTCGATCCTTGGGAATCTGTTGTCAAACGCTTTCAAATATACTTCCGAAGGGGGTGAAATAAGCCTCTCTATACATGCTTCCGATACTACCGGAGAATTGGAGATTACAGTATCCGATAACGGAATAGGGATTCCCGAAAAAGATCTTCCATACATATTCCAACGCTTTTTCCAGTCATCCGGTACATTGGGAAAGAGGGAAGGTACCGGTATCGGACTTTATCTGGTAAAGAGTTATACCGAGTTGCACGGGGGGAAAATCCGTGTGGTTTCGGAAGAAGGCCGGGGTACATCAATCACGTTGATACTTCCATTACCGTCCCGCCAGACATTGCCAGAAGCTCTTCCTCAGGAGGAGACCCGGATTGGTTCGGGAGATAAACCATTGATCCTTGTAGTGGACGATAATGCCGATATTACCGGATTTATCTGTGAAACATTACAACCCCGGTACCGTTGTAAAGTGGCCGAAAATGGTAAGGCAGGGGTAGAACTTTGTTTCGAACTCCAACCTGATCTCATTATTGCGGATGTGATGATGCCTGTAATGAACGGCCTGGAAATGTGTCAGCGGATTAAGAGACATATTCCCACATCGACCATTCCGATCATTCTGCTCACCGCCAAAAACGATAAAGAAACGGAACTCGAAAGTATTCACCTCCATATCGATGCTTTTATAGGAAAGCCTTTCGAGCCGGAGATACTACTTTCGCGGGTGGAGCAACTACTTCTCCGTAAACAGCAGATGGAAGCCAAAGCACGTATGGAGATTATTTCGGAGCCCAGGGCCATCGAGGCGGTATCGTATGACGAGAAATTCCTGTCGAAACTCATACGGATTATCGAGGACCATGTTTCCGATTCAGAGCTGAATGTAAACAGGCTCAGTGAACTATCAGGAATAAACAGTAAGCAGATCTATCGCAAAACAAAGCAACTCACCGGTATGTCGCCTGTGGAATATATCAAATCCATCAGGATGAAAAAAGCAGCCATGCTGCTCCGTCAGAAAAAATTCACGGTGGCCGAAGTGATGTATATGGTGGGATATTCCAATCACTCTTATTTCTCTAAATGCTTCCAGGCGGAGTTTGGGAAGACGCCGCGGCAGTTTATGGAAGAACACGCTGGTAACTGA
- a CDS encoding DUF6249 domain-containing protein produces MEDLIGVIAILCTIGLPIGFGMYLGLTSIRAEHKERMDLIRQGIIPPERMKKKANPNRMVSLRNGIVLISLGIGVIVGFLSSENLAIGQDNGFWIIGASIVFFLGLGYLCYFLVTQKIGDTQQKDTDQE; encoded by the coding sequence ATGGAAGATTTAATCGGCGTTATCGCAATTCTTTGCACCATCGGCTTACCCATAGGTTTCGGAATGTATCTGGGGTTAACCTCCATCCGGGCGGAACACAAGGAGAGGATGGATCTTATCCGGCAGGGGATAATTCCTCCGGAACGGATGAAAAAGAAAGCCAATCCCAACCGGATGGTCTCACTCAGGAACGGAATCGTGCTTATTTCACTGGGAATTGGAGTGATCGTAGGTTTTCTCAGTTCTGAAAACCTAGCTATAGGACAGGATAACGGGTTCTGGATTATCGGCGCAAGCATCGTTTTCTTTCTTGGATTGGGATACCTCTGCTATTTCCTCGTAACGCAAAAGATCGGGGATACCCAGCAGAAAGATACAGACCAGGAATAA
- a CDS encoding polyphosphate kinase 2 family protein — MNIDYGKFRVKPGSKVNLREYATSEDGGYDKRSAKDEIKQNIRQLKDLQEKFYADDRYSLLIILQARDAAGKDGVIRHVMSGINPQGCRVHSFKTPAKSELEHDYMWRHYLALPERGMIEIFNRSHYENVLATRVNPQWILNERIPGYGSVDAIGGQFWEERYAAINAIEKHWYDNGMRILKFFLHVSKEEQKRRFLSRLDEPEKNWKFSSSDLQARMQWDAYDQAYEEMLEKTSKPHSPWYVIPADKKFFTRVAVGDIILELFKSLDLRYPSAESPEILARAREQLMSE, encoded by the coding sequence ATGAATATCGATTACGGTAAATTCAGGGTGAAGCCCGGCTCGAAAGTGAACCTGCGAGAGTATGCCACATCGGAAGATGGAGGGTATGACAAGAGGTCGGCCAAAGATGAGATCAAGCAGAATATCCGGCAGTTGAAAGATCTGCAGGAGAAGTTTTACGCCGACGATCGCTACTCGTTGCTGATCATTCTGCAGGCGCGCGATGCTGCAGGGAAGGATGGGGTGATCCGTCACGTGATGTCGGGCATCAATCCCCAGGGGTGTCGGGTGCACAGCTTCAAGACCCCGGCTAAGAGCGAGCTGGAGCACGACTACATGTGGCGTCACTATCTGGCCTTGCCGGAGCGGGGAATGATCGAGATCTTCAACCGGTCGCACTATGAGAATGTGTTGGCTACCCGGGTCAATCCGCAGTGGATCCTGAATGAACGGATACCGGGTTATGGTTCGGTGGATGCTATTGGAGGGCAGTTCTGGGAAGAGCGCTACGCAGCGATCAACGCCATCGAGAAACATTGGTACGATAATGGGATGCGTATCCTGAAATTTTTTCTCCACGTTTCGAAAGAGGAGCAGAAGCGACGTTTCCTGTCGCGGCTCGATGAACCGGAGAAGAACTGGAAATTCAGTTCGTCTGATCTGCAGGCCCGTATGCAGTGGGATGCCTATGACCAGGCCTATGAGGAGATGCTCGAAAAGACATCGAAGCCACATTCACCCTGGTATGTGATTCCGGCCGACAAGAAATTTTTCACCCGAGTGGCTGTGGGCGATATCATCCTGGAACTTTTCAAGTCGCTCGATCTGCGCTATCCTTCCGCGGAATCACCAGAAATTCTTGCCAGGGCGCGGGAGCAGCTGATGAGCGAATAA
- the tnpC gene encoding IS66 family transposase — MKTSNTELNDQVVISRGEYNELLSIKSDCEYLRFQLSELKRMLYGVRSERFRSEKTDDGQLDLFAGTRDSLRDIQPKAEANKETITYECEKTREKPVRSRLPEHLRREEEVIEPDLIPDGAVKIGESVTELLEYKPADVYVRVIIRPKYVVPGTEGEGCVTVAPMPSLPIVKGNAGAGILSHICASKFIDHLPFYRQAEIFKRQKIPVAESTLKGWYAAVCRLLEPLDDTLIHEIMKRDYLQVDESPIPVLTSDKPGATHKGYMWVFHAPVEGMACFRYGKSRSGDVAAGFLDGYRGALQTDAYAGYDQYKDAEHITLLACMAHSRRKFEHAKENSPSRSRQALDLFAKLYRVEKRAREEKMPFEERHRLREQQSIPVMEELKRWLEDQRGQVLPKSPIGIAVAYTLKIWDRLERTMTDGKFEIDNNEIENKIRKLALGRRNYLFCGSHEGAERNAMMYSFFACCREAGVNPTRWMTDVLNRIPDHHANKLEELLPHNWKENILG; from the coding sequence ATGAAAACAAGCAATACGGAATTGAATGACCAGGTTGTTATTTCCCGCGGGGAATATAACGAATTGCTGTCCATCAAGTCCGATTGCGAATACCTGAGGTTTCAACTCTCCGAGCTAAAACGGATGCTTTACGGTGTGAGAAGTGAACGCTTCAGGTCGGAAAAAACCGATGACGGGCAATTGGACCTCTTTGCCGGCACGCGGGATTCACTTCGCGATATTCAGCCAAAAGCGGAAGCGAACAAGGAAACCATCACTTACGAATGCGAAAAGACACGCGAAAAGCCTGTCCGGAGCCGTCTTCCCGAGCACCTGCGACGGGAAGAGGAGGTGATTGAACCTGACCTTATCCCCGATGGAGCCGTCAAGATAGGGGAGTCTGTCACCGAGCTGCTGGAGTACAAGCCCGCCGACGTTTACGTGCGGGTTATTATCCGTCCCAAGTACGTGGTGCCGGGCACGGAAGGTGAAGGCTGCGTTACTGTAGCCCCCATGCCCTCGTTGCCCATCGTGAAAGGAAATGCCGGGGCGGGCATTCTCTCCCATATCTGCGCGAGCAAATTCATCGACCACCTCCCGTTCTATCGCCAGGCCGAGATATTCAAGCGGCAAAAGATACCGGTTGCCGAGTCGACGCTCAAGGGCTGGTACGCCGCCGTCTGCCGCTTGCTTGAGCCGTTAGACGATACACTGATCCATGAAATAATGAAACGCGACTACCTTCAGGTGGACGAGTCCCCGATACCTGTTCTTACCTCGGATAAGCCCGGTGCCACGCACAAGGGGTACATGTGGGTGTTTCATGCCCCCGTGGAAGGCATGGCGTGCTTCAGGTACGGAAAATCCCGCTCGGGGGATGTCGCCGCCGGATTTCTTGACGGGTACCGCGGCGCGCTCCAAACTGACGCGTACGCGGGGTATGACCAGTATAAGGACGCGGAGCACATCACACTTTTGGCATGCATGGCCCATAGCCGGCGAAAATTTGAACACGCCAAGGAGAACTCGCCATCGAGATCGCGTCAAGCCCTTGACTTGTTCGCGAAACTCTACCGGGTAGAGAAACGGGCACGCGAAGAAAAGATGCCATTCGAGGAACGGCACCGGCTGCGCGAACAACAATCAATACCGGTGATGGAAGAGCTGAAACGATGGCTGGAAGACCAGCGGGGGCAAGTCCTGCCTAAATCTCCCATAGGAATCGCGGTTGCCTACACTCTGAAAATTTGGGACAGGTTGGAAAGGACGATGACGGACGGCAAATTCGAGATAGACAATAACGAGATTGAAAATAAAATCCGGAAACTTGCCCTGGGACGCCGTAACTATTTATTCTGCGGGAGCCACGAGGGAGCCGAGCGTAACGCGATGATGTATTCTTTCTTCGCCTGTTGTCGCGAAGCCGGCGTGAATCCAACGCGATGGATGACTGATGTCCTCAACAGAATACCCGATCATCACGCGAATAAACTGGAAGAGCTGCTCCCACACAATTGGAAAGAGAATATCCTTGGATAA
- a CDS encoding putative DNA modification/repair radical SAM protein, whose protein sequence is MNEKTFEKLKILADAAKYDVSCASSGTSRGGVKGGIGTAAGWGICHSFTPDGRCISLFKILLTNHCIYDCAYCSNRRSNDVVRTAFTADELANLTIEFYRRNYIEGLFLSSGVMRNPDYTMERMVRVVKLLRETHRFNGYIHMKSIPGASRELVAQAGVYADRMSVNLEIPSEQNLKLLAPDKDYESVFAPMRFIQQGMLESVEDRKKFRSAPKFVPAGQSTQVIIGATPDNDKQILSLASALYKRPSFKRVYYSGYIPVNSGDIRLPALAKPPLVRENRLYQADWLMRFYEFKANELVDDSHPDLDLDVDPKMGWALRHPEFFPIDVNTAPYEMILRVPGIGVKSAKLIVTSRRYGRLSSEQLKKIGVVMKRARYFIVCRELPMQTVNELTPQYVRRQISQKQKKAAAELLQYSIDWGE, encoded by the coding sequence ATGAATGAAAAGACGTTCGAAAAACTGAAAATTCTTGCCGACGCGGCCAAATACGACGTCTCGTGCGCATCGAGCGGTACATCGCGGGGAGGAGTGAAGGGCGGCATAGGTACAGCTGCAGGCTGGGGTATCTGTCACAGTTTCACGCCCGACGGTCGATGTATCTCGCTCTTCAAGATACTGCTCACCAACCACTGTATTTACGACTGTGCCTACTGTTCCAACCGGCGGAGCAACGATGTGGTGCGTACTGCTTTCACGGCCGATGAGTTGGCCAACCTGACCATCGAGTTCTACCGGAGGAATTATATCGAAGGGCTTTTCCTCAGTTCCGGTGTAATGCGTAACCCCGATTATACGATGGAGCGGATGGTGCGTGTGGTGAAACTGTTGCGCGAAACCCACCGGTTCAACGGCTATATCCATATGAAAAGCATTCCCGGCGCGAGCCGTGAACTTGTAGCCCAGGCGGGAGTCTATGCCGACAGGATGAGCGTCAATCTCGAGATTCCGTCAGAACAGAACCTGAAACTGCTTGCCCCAGACAAAGATTACGAATCGGTTTTTGCTCCCATGCGTTTTATCCAGCAGGGGATGTTGGAAAGCGTGGAAGACCGCAAAAAATTCCGTTCGGCCCCCAAATTTGTACCGGCGGGGCAGAGTACCCAAGTGATCATCGGTGCTACCCCCGACAACGATAAGCAGATACTTTCGTTAGCTTCGGCATTATACAAACGTCCCTCTTTTAAGCGGGTCTATTATTCGGGCTATATTCCGGTAAATTCCGGGGACATCCGCTTGCCCGCACTGGCCAAACCACCATTGGTACGGGAGAACCGGCTGTACCAGGCAGATTGGCTGATGCGGTTCTATGAGTTCAAGGCAAACGAATTGGTGGATGACTCCCATCCCGATCTGGATCTGGATGTCGATCCGAAGATGGGATGGGCACTACGCCATCCCGAATTTTTCCCGATTGATGTGAACACGGCACCTTACGAGATGATCCTTCGTGTGCCGGGTATCGGTGTGAAGTCGGCTAAACTGATCGTCACTTCGCGACGATATGGCAGGCTAAGTTCCGAACAACTTAAGAAGATAGGTGTAGTGATGAAGCGTGCCCGGTATTTTATTGTGTGTCGTGAACTACCCATGCAGACCGTCAATGAACTCACGCCCCAGTATGTACGTCGTCAGATTTCACAAAAGCAGAAGAAAGCAGCGGCAGAACTGTTGCAATATTCAATCGATTGGGGGGAATAG
- a CDS encoding transposase — MNTNKMNRRFTQHEAFSLIEEYFQSGQRATDFYRSKNMSEWQFYKWRKLYLEVHPEHEASKTPPAKEPSLLQPVTVVGKPSSRRMPRFETAYPGGVTLRVDEGVTDITLLGELLTF, encoded by the coding sequence ATGAACACTAACAAAATGAATCGTCGTTTTACTCAACACGAAGCGTTTTCCCTGATCGAAGAGTACTTTCAAAGTGGTCAGCGGGCCACGGATTTTTACCGGTCCAAAAACATGAGTGAATGGCAGTTTTACAAATGGAGAAAATTGTATCTTGAAGTCCATCCGGAACATGAAGCCTCAAAAACACCCCCTGCAAAGGAGCCATCCCTCTTGCAGCCGGTAACTGTTGTCGGCAAGCCGTCCTCCCGGCGGATGCCCCGGTTCGAGACCGCCTATCCCGGCGGGGTAACTCTTCGCGTGGACGAGGGGGTAACCGACATCACGCTACTCGGGGAACTGCTCACTTTTTAA
- a CDS encoding IS982 family transposase, translated as MITTDKVIEIFCIADDFCAEYENEIRNHQLQAGDITKRRNRKTQMSQSEIIAVMVCFHCGTFHNFKNYYLFYICKHMKSYFPNAVSYNRFVELQPRVIVPFMLLLKLFGFGECTGITYVDSTPIKVCHNKRIHSNKVFRDLAQRGKSTMGWFFGFKLHLVCNEKGELLNFSLTKGNVDDRNPDVINVLTKDLFGKLYADKGYISTKLFEMLFDQGVHLVTGIRSNMKNSLMSFRDKILLRKRSVIESINDELKNICQIEHSRHRSTHNFIMNIIAALVAYCFFPKKPSIKFEVEKSSQLTIWG; from the coding sequence ATGATCACAACAGACAAAGTTATTGAAATATTTTGTATTGCCGACGATTTTTGTGCAGAATATGAGAATGAAATCCGGAATCACCAACTTCAAGCAGGTGACATAACGAAAAGGAGAAACAGGAAAACGCAAATGTCCCAGAGCGAGATTATTGCCGTGATGGTCTGCTTCCACTGTGGAACCTTTCATAATTTCAAGAATTATTACCTGTTTTATATTTGCAAGCACATGAAGAGCTATTTTCCAAATGCCGTTTCCTACAACCGTTTTGTCGAGTTGCAACCCAGGGTGATTGTACCTTTCATGCTGTTGCTCAAACTCTTTGGATTTGGTGAATGCACAGGCATTACATATGTGGATAGCACTCCAATCAAAGTATGTCATAACAAGCGTATCCACTCGAATAAAGTATTCAGGGATCTGGCACAAAGAGGGAAAAGTACGATGGGCTGGTTTTTTGGATTCAAGCTTCATCTGGTCTGTAATGAAAAGGGTGAATTGCTGAATTTCTCTCTCACAAAAGGCAATGTCGACGATAGAAACCCTGACGTAATCAATGTTCTTACCAAAGATCTTTTCGGTAAACTATATGCAGACAAGGGTTACATCAGCACAAAGCTCTTCGAGATGCTGTTTGACCAGGGAGTTCATTTAGTGACCGGTATACGCTCAAATATGAAAAATTCCCTGATGTCATTCCGCGACAAGATTCTCTTACGCAAAAGATCTGTAATTGAGTCCATCAATGATGAACTGAAGAATATCTGCCAGATAGAACATTCAAGGCATCGTTCCACACATAATTTCATCATGAACATAATTGCTGCATTGGTGGCATATTGTTTCTTTCCCAAAAAGCCTTCAATCAAATTTGAAGTGGAAAAGTCAAGTCAATTAACCATTTGGGGATAA